The sequence TATTTTTGGCGCAGATAAAAGCGGCCCGAGCGGCCAATATGATTTGCCTGCGGTCCAGGCTGTTTATCAAGGATGGTGCGTTTATCAGGATAAAGTCGAATTTATCCTCCGCCTTTTCCACTATCTCCGTTATATTCATCTGTCTCGATTGGGAAAAATAATGGCCTGGCCAGACCCACAAATTCTCAATTTCAGTTTGAACAGCTTTTGTGCTCAAATCGCTTTGCTCTGCGTCAAGCCCAAAGGCCTTGGCAACGGCGTCACGCTTAAGGTCAAGGTCTATAAGCAGACAGCGTTTTTTACTCTTGGCCAGCCCTATAGCCACATTAACAGGTATTGTTACCGGCAGCGATTCCGTTTCTGTCGAAGTAAATAAGATGCTCCTGCATTTTCTCTTAACTTGTCTTATCCGTTTGATAATAGGTTCGTAACTATCTTCAGCCGGTTTGTCACCGCCTTGACCATCACCTGTGAGATTAATGTCGATTGCTTTCTTGAATTTCTTTTTCCTCAAGAGATTCAGAGTCAGCACAAATAATATGATTACAACTACACCGGCGGCAAGGTATATAATCGCCTCACCTTTGGAATTTATTCCCAGTCTAGTCCAGATATTTTTCAGGGTATCAATCATTTTATAACCGCTGTTCGCCTGGGAAATTATCCCGGCATAGTTTTTCGATATCTTTTGCTACAATTTCCGCGATTATCTTGTCTTGCTCTGATAATAACGGTTTTGGCTGTTCAATAATATGGTCGTCTATCCGGGTCTCCGGCTTTAATCTTTGGATATCGGTTTTTTGGCCTGGGGCCTTTCTTTTTATGGCGATAATCTTTCGCTGCTCAGCCATAATCTCCTCAGCGAGGTCAAAAATCGGGATATCGGACGTTTCCTCTGATGGTTCTGCCTGTTCTTTCATCCCCGGCGGGGGGGGTATTTTTGCCGATATTTCCGCTGTATCAGATGGCCGGGCTGTCTCTATGGAGCTATCTTGAGCGACCGGGTTTTTGGGGGTGGTGTTGTTGTGCAGCGGCACTATATTGCGAGCGCGAAGGATATCCGCCTTGCATTGCAGAATGTCTATGTCAAATTGTTCGTTATTTCCAGCTTTGTTCACCACGGTAACCTCCTGTGACTTTATATTAGTTTAATCGGATTGCGGGTATTAATCAAGAACAAATTGCAGCGGCTGCTACTACCGCGGCGTTTGAGTTGAACTAAATTTCCCCCTTTTTTTTCGAAATGTCAGGCTTTTCAGTCAACATTTCACTCTCCTGATGTGCCTTTATAAAAAGATAAGGTAGCGTTTTTGCGTGGAGATTGGCATAGAGTAAAACGGTTGGCGGCTAATAGCCCCCCGAAGAAAAGCGTGCATAGCCAAACTTAAGTGCCCTAAGTATAGAATTGAAATCTAATTAGCAAAAGCTCTTGCTGATCGGGTTGAGCAAGAAACCGTGGAAAGTAGGTTGTTAAGGAGAAAAAATGGAAATGAAGGACAAAAGAACAAAAGTTGTAGTCTGTGTATTGGCATTAGCTGTTCTGTCAGGGATTTTGACCTTAGCTACAGCCGGCAATTTGGAACCAGACGCTCCGCCGGCACCAACGATGAAAACTCTCAATGAAATTTACGATGCCGTTTCTGGTGTCTCGCAAAGAGAGGGATGTTTGCAACAGGTTAATGTCGACGCCAGCAGCACTTATACTCTCTTCACAGTGCCAACAGGCAAGCGGTTTGTGTTATTGAATTTGACTTTTCGTTATGATTCGTCAAAAAGAAGAGCGTATCTAACTGTAAACGATAATTTTCTCACGGGATATCCTTATGTGAGGTCTTATACGGAGTCTATAACGAATTATATGCAGAGCTACGCAGATTTTCCAGATAGGTGTGTGGTTGTCAATGCGGGTGAGACATTGAAAGTTGTAAATGAAGAATCTGCCACCTTGAAAGCCATGATTGTCGGTTATTATTACAATATCCCGTAAATAATTGAGAATAACCTTGATTATGGCCGCAAGTTATAAGGGGATTTACAATGGACTGTAAGAATCCAATAGGGTTGGCATTGATGGCCGTTTTAGCATTGGGTTTTGCCTCCGCCTATGCGGAAAATATTGATCCTTACGAAGGCGACTCACAATATGCATACGGCGAAAATGCAGGCTGGCTTAATTTTGAGCCGAGCCAGGGGCCGGGCGTTACCGTAAGCAGGACGAAACTTACCGGCTACGTATGGGCGGAAAACATCGGCTGGATAAATCTATCACCTGCATCCTACGGCGGCGTGGTCAACGACGGTGCCGGCAATTTATCTGGTTATGCCTGGGGTGAGAATGTCGGCTGGATAAATTTCGGCCCTTCCTATGGCGGCGTAACCATTGACCTTGACGGCGACTTTGGCGGCTGGGCGTGGGGTGAGAATATCGGCTGGATTAACTTTAACTCCGCCGACCTCTACGGCTACAATGTAAAGGTGTGCAAGGTAAGCTTCGAGGACTTGGCGAAATTCGTCGATGAGTGGCTGCTAACTGGTGATCTGGATGCCGATTTGAACGGCGACGGTGAGGTTGATTTTACTGATTACAGTATACTCGCTGATTACTGGCTTGATTACTGCCCCGACGATTGGCCGCTTTGAGCGGGGCCCATTGAAAATTGCGTGAACTCGCTGAGGCTGAATTGTTCTATTAGTGAATGAATATCATCGATGGTAACGGCTTTTACAGCGTTAATATCATCTTCGATAGTGCGATACTGCTGTAAATATATCCAGTTGGCACCAAGGTCAATCAGCCGACCCATCGGCAGCTCATTCTTTATTACCAGCGCACTCAATATTTTATTTTTTGCTGTTTTCATTTCATTTTCGGTTACGCCGCTTTTGGATAGACTCTCGAAAATACTCTTTACCGTATCAAGCACTTTGCCGAGGTTTTCACTGCCGCAGTTGAAATAGCTGCAAAATACCCCTGTGCCGTCCATGGCCGCAAACTGCATTGATGCCTCTTCCGCCAGCGCCTTGTCGATCAGCTCCCAGAAGAATCTTGACCCGACATCATCGCCAATGATAGTCGCCAGCAGAGATGCGGCAAATCTTCTCTGGTCCTGGGCCGGAACCGCCGGGGACATCAGGCATATATGCTCGCGGGCCAGATTTGATTTTTCGATACGTTCCTTTTTTTTACTTCCGGCTGAGTCTTCCAGTGTTCTGGGAGCAGCCTGCTTTTGCCACTTTTCGCAGCCTCTTTCCACGGTACCGCAAATCTGCTCCCAATCGAAGTTACCTGCGACGGCAACAGCCATATTGTTCGGCGCATAGCGCCTTGAAAAGTAGTCCCGCATCTGTTGGGCCGTTAGATCGCTGATACTTTCCACAGTACCCAGGATGCTGTTACCGCACGGATGACCGCCGAAGTGCAGATGTCGGCATCTATCCAGCACGTCAAAGTTCGGCATATCCTTATACATCGCTATTTCTTCTTTAATTACGTTCTTCTCGATATTGAAGTCTGCATCTCTCAATGCAGGCCTCATCAGCTCTATCCATAACTTTGTCACCTCGCTCAGATATTCCGGTAAAACGGCTGCATAGAAAACAGTGTTTTCCTCTCCGGTAAAGGCATTGAACATAGCCCCAGTTCTATCGAACGCCTGGTTGACTTCGAAGGTGCTTAGTTTTTCAGTGCCTTTGAACAGCATATGTTCGAGGAAATGTGATACGCCGTTTATCTGTTGTGTCTCATCTCTTGAACCGGTTCTAACGAAGAAGCCGACCGCAGCCGACTTGGCAGATTTATTGACTTCGCCTATAACAGCCAGTCCATTTGCCAGTATTTTCTTCTTAAATTCCATATTCTGCTTTAATAGATTTTTATTTCTTTCGGCCCAATTGTTACTGCCGTAAAATCTTTGAAAGGGTTACGCCGCAAAAACCCTAAAATAGAATCGACTGTTGTTTGTTCTATTTTATTTTTAATCTCGTCCAGACTGCGGACCCTGCCAAGTATATAGTAATCGCCTCCTATACCGGCAGCCCTGCTGCCGGACGATTCGCTTTGCAGGACGAGAGTGCTCTTAAGCCCGACTTTGGCCCGTTCGATTTCTTCTTCGCTGATTCCAACGCCGAGCCGGTTGAACTGGTCTGTTATTACATCAAGAGTCTCCTGAGCCTTATCCGGCGTTGTACCTGCATAGCACATTATACCGGCCGCTTCTTTCAAGCTGTGATATTTTGCGGCTACTGCGTAGCAAAGGCCCCGCTTTTCCCTTACCTCTGTAAATAATCGTGCGCTCATCCCGCCCGAAAGGACCGATACCGCAACTCTGGCATTATAATAGTCTTCATCGGCAGGTTTGACTGTCTCGGTCATCAGGCCGATGTGCACTTGGGCGCCGTCATTGTGCAGATGCGTGTATTTGCCTGCCTTGTTTTGCTGTGGAATCACGTCTTGCTGCGACTGTTTTTTTACGTTAGAAAATAACCTTTCTATTTGCGCAACAACAGCATCAAAATCATATTTGCCTGCAACAGCGAAAATTGTCTGCGATAGAGTGAAGTTGTTCTTTATGATTCGCCTTGTTTTTTCGGCAGTGAGGGTCTTTAATTCTGCGATTTCGCCTAAGGCGCTGCGTCCCAAAGGATCCGGATAGAATTGTTCCCGCAGCTTTAACATAACTTTCTGGCGGGGGTCGTCGTCAAGGGCGTGCACCCCATCGATTGCTAATTGCCTTGCCAATTCAAATTGGTCTTCTTTCAGGCCGGCACGCAGTATTATATCAGCATATAGTTCTATCGCTTCAGCCAGATTCCCCGATTCCAAAACAGCACCGATGATTGTATGAGAGCTGCCGACCGAACTGGAGCGATGCAGGCCGAGGCCATCAAGCGCATCGCCAAGGCTTCTATTGTTTTTATCGCCTGCGCCTCTGAAAATCCAATCGGCAATAACACTTCCTGCTCCGCAGCAGCCGTCCGGAAATCTTGCAGCCCCCGCAGGAAGCATAAAATCGAACGCCACCGACCCGACTGCCTCCATCGGCTCACCAAGAACGACCATTCCGTTTTTTAAGATATGTTTATCGAGTCTTTCAGTCATTGATAGCTCTAATCTACCAGTAAGGGGAGATGTTTTCAAAGGAATGCTTCAAAAATTCTGATGCTAACAAATATTTATCGTTTCCATCTGCTTCAGGATACAAAATAAGACCAAGATGTCGATACTAGAATTGTTTCATTATTTTAAATAACTGAGAGTAATATTCCAATAGGTAAGGAACTAACTTTATTAAGAGATAAATGAACCAAGCTGTTATTATACCAACAAAAACTGTAACTGTAATCTTTGTATTTTTTTTATAACTCGGATGAAACCATACGAACGGCAGGGCAAACGGACCGACGAACAAAAAGGCAACTATAATATTGGCGGTGTTGAAATACCATTTCGTTTTAGACTTGCCGGCTCCTTTGAGAAACTCGCCGCAGAAGCGGCACTTTACCGCTTCATCCTGAATTTCTTCCGCACAAAACGGACACTTCTTCATTCTTATGCCACCGCAGCAGTTTCTTCGTCAACCTGGTCAAACCTGACGCTTATCTTCTTGCTCACTCCTCGCGTCTGCATCGTTATCCCGAACAGCACCTCTGCGATACTCATTGTGCGCTTGGAGTGGGTAATTACCACGAATTGTGATTCTTTCTGGAATTCCCGCAGCAGCATATTGAATCGCTCATTGTTTGCCTCATCCAGCGGGGCGTCAACCTCATCCAGGAAACAGAACGGAGACGGCTTCGATTTGAAAACCGAGAACAGCAGCGCAATCGCCGTCAATGCTTTTTCGCCGCCGCTGAGCAGTGATATGCTCATCGTCTCTTTGCCCGGCAGCCGGGCTATTATCTCTATCCCTGCATCGAGAATATCTTCGGTGTCTTCAAGCACTATATCGGCTTTGCCTCCGCCGAACAGCTTGCGGAAAACCTGCTGGAAGTTGCCCCTGATTTCCTCGAAAGTTTCTTTGAACCTTTCCCTGCTTTTCTTGTTAAGATGGCTTATCAATTGCTGCAGCTGGGCCTTGCTTTTGTTCAAATCCTCTACTTGAGTGCTTAAAAACTCATTTCGTTTGTCGAGGTCTTCCTGTTCAGCTATCGCGTCCACATTTACGTTGCCGAGCCGTTCAATCTTACCGCGAAGGTCGGTGATTTCTTCCCTTACCTTGTCCCAATCTACCTGGCTTTCCTTGTAATTCTCGTAGGCCTCGGCCAAATCAATCTGGAGCTCATCCCGGACTCTTTCAACAAGGTCTTCTCTCTTTACATCCAACTGGCTCAATTCTATTTTAACTCCGCCAATCGCTGACTCAACTTCGCTTTGCTCAGTCCTTTTCTGGCGAAGCAACTGTTCCGTTTGGGTTCGCTCTTCGAGCAGTTTTTCAATTTTTTCCTGAAGCAGGGTGCTGCTTTGCTGATTTTTCTCTTTTTCAACAAACAGCTCCGACACCGCTGATTCGCAGCTGAGGATATCTCTCTGGGATTCCAGGGATTGTGTACTGCAGCTTTGTATCTCTGTTTGTGCCGTTTCCACAGCTATCTGGTTTTCCTGCATCTGGTTTTGCAGGCTTGCAATCGTTTGTTTCGATGCCTTGATTTGTTCGGTAATCTGCCCCAGAGCGACCCTCAAATCCGCGAACTTGCCCGCTTGTGTTTGCTGCTCGGCTTTCCGCTCGGAGAATCTTGCCTCAAGCTCTTCTATGCGTTTTGTTCGCTGGCTGTCCACCGCCTCCAGTTCCTGCAATTTCTGTTTCGAGTCGTATTCTTTCTGTGCCGACTGGGCAATTTGCGCCTCCAGCAGACCGATTTCACCGGCTATCAGCGGCTGTTCTTCGCTCAGTCGTTTTATATCCTGCTCATAAACCGTCAGTTTCGAGATTGCCTGCATCTTTTCGGTATTGGCTTCATAAATAGCTGTCCGCAGCTCCCTGCATAATTTAGCCAGATGCTCGTTCGTATGAGTGTTTCTTTCTATTTGTCCCTCAATCTCTGCGATTTCCGCTTCGAGTTGGCCGATTGTGTCCTGCAGCTGGCGGAGCCGGCTCTTTCGCGATATCAAGCCTGTGGCTTTTCCCAAAGGTCCGAGCTTTATCACGCCGTCGGCGCCTAAAAATTCGCCCCTTAGAGTAACGAATTTGTAATCACCGCCAATGCTCCCGGCCAGTTCAATCGCGGCATCAATCGAGTCAACTACTATCGTTTTACCCAACAGTTTCCAAGCCAATGGTGCATATTTGCTATCGCCTTTCACGAACTCGGCAAGCCTACCCTTTACATGCTCGAATTTCGACAAATCCTTTTTATCTACAAACGGCTCTATTTTATCCGTGCATATAAAATTCACCCTGCCTTCGAGATCCTCGATTGTTTCTTTATCGGCCAACAGTTTGCTTGTGCTGCTGATTACGAGAGCGTCGGTTCGGCCCTCAAGCGCAGCCTCAACAGCGTTTGCATATTCGACGTCGGCTGCTATGGCCTCTGCCAATATTCCTTCCACGTAATCGAATTTAGGACGGCTTTGCAGTATGTTTTTAATCGCGTTATTAAGGCCTTCGCGCCTTGCCTCCATATCCGCCAATATCGACAATTCGCTGTTCAGTGCGCTTCGCGTCTCTTTGCTTTGTGCCAATCGCTTACTCTCTGTTGCAATCAAGCTGTTGACTTCTTCTGTCTCTTTATGCTTGGAGTCCAGACTTTGCTGCAATTCGCCCAGCACTTTCTCTATATCGCCCAGACGGGCGGCGTGCTGCGCTTTTTCCGTTAAGAGTTTTTCAAGCTCTGCCCGGCTGGTCTCTGCACGGCCGGACAAACGGTCTTTCTGGCTGGATAGATTGCTGCGATAAGCACCGATGCTCTGCACCTCGTTATGAAGCTGTGCCGTCCTCCTGACTATATCTATAATACCTGATTTTTCGTCTTCCAAATCAGCATCGAGGGACGCGCATTCAGCGTCTATTTCCTGAAGGACTTTTTGAAGCTGTTCAGCTTCCAGTTTTTTGCTCTCGAACATTTCTTCGCCGTTTGCAAGCTCGACCCCGTATTGTCTCAAATCGTTATCGAAAAGATTTTTCTGCTCCTGCAGCTTTTCGATTCTTTTCTCAGCTTCTTCTTTTCTCTGCTTCAGTTCCGCGATTCTGGTTCGCAAGAATTCAATTCGCTGCAAGTTCTGCTCGATTTTGCTTTGTACGGCGACAAGGCAGTTCCCCGTGCGGCTTAACTCGTTCTCTGTTTCTATTATTTTTTGGCCTAATTCGCTCATTAGAGCGTCATTTTGGGCCACTTTTGCGACAACACCGGCAAGCCTGTCTTCAAGATGTTCAAGGCCAGATTTTTTCTCTGCGCTCTGAGCACGGTTCTTTGCGTATTCAGACAACGAATAATTCACCTGCAGCTCTTTGAGCCTCCCACAGTATTCCAGGTAGTTTCTTGCTTTGCCTGCCTGATACTTTATGCTTCGAAGCTGCTTTTGTACCTCGGCTAAAATATCCGCAAGCCGCAGCAGGTTTTGTTCGGTATATTCCAGTTTGCGAAGGGCCTCTTTTTTATGAGCCCTGTATTTGCTTATACCGGCTGCTTCTTCGAATATAGCCCTTCTGTCTGTTTTCGAAGCATTTAACAGCTGCCCAACCTGTCCCTGCTCAATAATCGAGTAGGCCTTGACCCCAACGCCGGTGTCCATAAACAATTCGCGGATGTCTTTAAGCCGGCAGATTTTATTGTTTATACGGTATTCGCTTTCGCCGCTCTTATAAATCCTGCGTGTAATCTGCACCTCGTCGGTGTCGATTGGCAATTGCCTGCTCCCTGTTCCATTTGGATTCGAGAGAAACAGGCTTACTTCCGCCGTCCCTGCGGGTTTTCTGCTGCTGCTGCCGCTGAATATCACATCCGCCATTTGCTCGCTTCGAAGGCTCTTGACACTTTGTTCGCCGAGCACCCATTTTACCGCATCGACGACATTGCTTTTGCCACAGCCGTTGGGGCCGACAATGGCGGTTATTGGTGCATCGAAGGTCAATTCAACCTTGTCGGCGAAGCTTTTAAACCCGTTGAGGACGATTTTTTCAAGTCTCATCTATATTCCCTACTCTTAGTTATGATAACTGATATTACGCGGCATACCCGCTACAGCCGGATAGATACCACTATTATTATCGGCTGATGACCTATTTTCTCTTGATAATTAGGTCGATTTTAGGCAGGGGCCCAGCCTGAAACTCCGCTTCCACCGCGCCTTTGTCACACATCTGTTTCAAAAGGGCGATTGCTTCAGTATATGAGACATTTAATCCTCGACGATCTTCTTTGGCCTTTTTTAGCGGTTCTTCGCACAGTGTTTGGATAATGTCGCCAAGTTCAAATGAGCTTTTTAGCTGCATCATTACATTGGGCCGTTTGGGGTGTTTGCGGATTATTGAGACATATTTCTGACCTGCAGGGGCGTTTATTGTAATACTGCCGTCCTCCGACTGGATAAAGATATCGTCACGGCAGTATATCGGAGCACCGAACAGCACAATTCGGGGCTGACCGCTCCGGTAAACGAAAATGCCCTTGTATTCGGTTTGTGAGATTTGCTCAAGGTAAAAATTACGCGCAATCAGCGTTTGCCTTATTATAAGGTCGTCTAATTTTCTTAAGTTTTCATATGCCGCCAATGTGATATTGGGGTCGTTGTCCCGCAGTACTTTTCGCGCTATCGCAATCGCATCGTTCCGTTTCGCCGATGTAGTAATCGCCTCCAAAGCCTCGACCCGATAAGCTGAATCTTTGTTCAATGCTATTTCTCGAAGGGTATTCAGACCGTCATCACTGCCCAGATTGAGCATGCATCTGGCTGTTCTTAGACGTACCTGCTCCTGAGATGAATTCAGAAGGGCGGCCAGCTTGCTGAGGCTTTCGTTTCCGATGGCTTCTAGAGCTGTCTCAGCTGTGTACTTGTCTTTAGAAACAGCAAGCTTTTGGATGAACGTGCTTATTCTTTCCCTGGTAGCTTCCGGAGTCTCCGAAAGGTATATCGCCTTGACTATCGAAACGAATCTTTGTTTTTGTTTTTTGTATGCAGCAGGTACTTTTAATTCAACCTGGCTGGCGGAGACCGCTCTGGCTGCTCCGTAACCAAAACGCCCGTTTAGTTTGCTGCAAATAAGGCTTGCGATTCTTAAATCAGGCTGACTAAGCCCCATATTTATCTCGTATTCGTTGAGGACCCTGCCGCCAGCCATGATATAGACGTTTTTTTTATTTGTTTTGCCGGGACTTAAGGTATCTACAAAGACCGGTCCTTTCGCCGTAGCCAAAGGTTTCATAGCTACACCAAACCCTCCTATTGCCTTAAGCTCAGCGCCATACAGCCACCCGCCTTCCAGAGAGGTTGTTTGTGTGCCGGGCAGAGCAGATACACTTACATCGAAGTATTGGTTTTTCGGAACTGCCGTCGGCATAATCCCCTGCACTAATACCACCGCCGTATCGGGACTATTAATAAGCTCATCAACGTTCACCTTTTCCTCATCCAATTGCTTCAGGATATATTGCTTGAGATATTCTCTAATTTGGGCCGGACATTCACTTGAACCTGTTCCACTTAGTCCGCCGACCAGACCGTATCCCTCGACGGGGATTGGGTCAAAGGGGAATACCTCCGCCAGCGACCCTATTGTAGCACCCAAATCTATTTTTGCTGCTGGTTCATTTGGTTCTTTAACAGTTTGGGCCGGCCTGCCGCAGCCGTTTATAAAAAAAACAATAAACAGTATGCTTATTAAGTAAGCCGGTTTTAGATAGTTACTATTCATTTGGCACCTAAAAAGAACTAAACTTGTCGCCCGCGAAAACGGGAATTTGCAACTAAGAACCTGCCCAAATACTATGTTTTGCCGGATTTTTAGTCAAGTCTTATCTTGGTCGGCATAGCAGGTAAGTGTGATTGATATACAGAGCCGGTTGGCCTTGGGCAGGAAACCGGGATATGCCCAAATAAAAATGGCTGGAGTGGTAGGCACTCACAGCCATTTTGTAATTGGTATTTGCGGTTTTGTTAACGTTTGCGTTTATTTCTAATAGCAAACATACTACCAAGTCCGAGTAATGCTATTGTTACAGGTTCCGGGACAGGGTTGTATTCATATGCAACGGTAATCAGACCACCCGTCAGGCCAAGCGTGTAGATGCTTGGGCCATACCCGCCGGTTGTAGAGATGAAAGTCGAGACGTTTGTACTCAGCCAAGCGTCAAAGGTTCCTGCACCCGTGAAAGAAGCCAGGACAGCCCCGTTTGTGCTGCTTGTAGACTCGATGTCGTTTCCCGAACCGCCCGTAACCGAAAAAGCGTCCGTACCTATATAATCAGGTACTCCGTCATTGTCGAGCGTGACCGAGCCCGAGCCTGTCTGCAGCGGTACCGCAGTGACAACCAAAGCGCTGCTTAACACGTCGATTGTGACCTCAGCTCCAATTCCTAATGTCACATCCGATGGAGAGCCTCCCTCGTTGTCCCAATGAATTTGGCCGGCGTAGGTGTCAGAGTTCAAAGTCAGAGTCACTTTCGTCAACGTGCCAAGTGCAGGATTGAATTTTGACAACGAAGCACCAGCCCACCCGGCCGCAGAGCCAACAGTAGTCGGCCCGTAGGTATCCGAGTACGTGACCAGTGCAGCATTAGCGGTGGTTATCAAGCTCAATATTACCACCACAACTAATGCCATAATCGTGCTAAGCTTGTGTGTGTTTTTCATCTGATTTCCCCCCCAAATAAATGTTTCTAAATTTATCCCCCAACGATGGCTCTATTATATCCGAAGGTCTATGGTAATTCAAGTTTTATCTGTAAAAAAACCCGATTTTCAATCATTTCGTGATATACGGCTTGTGACTGGTATTATTATAGGGCGAGCCGAGTTTTTTTTTGCTTCGGTGATACGCTTTTTCTGCAAAGGCAGTATGGAATCAGCCGGTGTTTGGTCACTCACCGATTATCTGGCAGATGATTGTTCTTGTCCTTGGACTGGTATCAAAATCTACCAGGACAATTTACTGCAAATAAGGCTTGTGATTCTTAAATCAGGCTGACGAAGCACAATATTTATCTCGTACTCGTTGAGGACCCTGCCGCCAGCCAGGATATAATTGCCTTGCGATATTCTCAAATTTCGTTTTAGCCTTTATTTCTCTTGAATTGGCAAAACTTCCTCTATCTAAGATAAAACCAGTTAAACGGGTTAGAGAAAATCTCTGCGGTTAACCATAGTTCAGACAAGGTAATGCCGACGGCTAATACTGCGATGGCCAATAGGACGGCGTATCTCCCCAGCCGTCGGAATGTATATTCCAGCCCTTCAATATATATAAGCAGGAATGGCAGCAGTGCTCCGGCTATTAGACGGCCGGAGACAAAGTACGGCAGCTCCCGTGAGGGATAGGGACAATCATTGAAATCGTAGAGTATTGACAGAAAAGCCAGAAATGCCACTGACGTGCCAACCACCAGGAAACTCATGACAAGCACAAAACGATAACGCCCATTTGTTTTGTTCCTGTTCAATATGACACCAAAGCCGCAGATGGTAACAAGCACCGCTGAAGAAACTACGTAAAACAAATCCGCACCCCACCATGCCATCCGTTCAATATGCCAGACGAATTCACCCCGCCAAAACGTCTTTGTCGATTCGGCAAGGAAGAAACACAACCCTTTGTACGTGAAAATCGGATGGTCTGACAGCTTGCCTAAGGGCTTTACTACCCATCCAAAAAATTCTATCTTTTCTTTTGTCCCAGTGATATCTCCGAACACAAGATAATTCCGTAATAACCAGATGCCGACAGGTACCACTACCGCTGCCAGCAGTATGCAAAGCCGGGGCAGATATTCCCTGATCTTTTTTTCGCTGAAAAGTTTTCTAACCTTGAGCACGACAATCACACATAATAGCACCAGCATCGCTATATTAGATAACTTCACCAGTAGCGTTGCCGCTGCCGCCAGCCCTGTTAAAAGGTGGTAGTGAACTGATTTGCTTTCGAAATATATCTGAAGCAGCAGGAAAAACGATATCGCAAAAAGCAGTGACGAAATGGCGTCGCTGTTAATAGAGTAGAATGCATCTTGTGGGAAGAAGGCCACGAATAATGGCAGCCCTATTCGCAGCAGCGACCCATCTGGGTAAAACGTCCGGCCCAGCCGGTAGGAAAACCATACCAGCAAAGTAAAAAGAGGCACATTCAGAAATCGTATCCAATATATCAGCTGCCCGCCGCTTATTCCGAGTATTCTGCCGGCACTGCACCAGATGCCTGCCACCATATAGTAGACGGGAAACGATGCTGTTTCATGATTCTCATAGTTTTGCCATACCGCGACTGCATCGGCAAAGTTCTGGGATTTCAGTATTTCCTGTAAGTTTGGATAAGCCCACAACGGTATGGGAACTAAAATTTGTTCCGGTTTGGATACATACTCAGTCGTCCCATAGAGTAAAATAAGTTCCGCTGACTCACGGCTGAAGTTTTCTACAGCGGCACGAGGAATTTGACCGTTGGAGTATTTGTATACCAGGTCGAAGTGTGCATCCTCATCAACGTTGTTAAATAAAGGAAATGCCGCATTAAAGATGAATATCCGAACTGCGGCTATGATGCATAACACAAAAACGATGGCATACTCATGACTGGCCGGAGGATTTATCTTATGATTAAACACATTCTTTGCCTTAATAAATCGTAATCGGTAAATGACCTATTTATTCTCCAATTATCTGGCAGACGACCGTTCTTTTTCTCGGCTTGGTATCAAAATCTACTAGGACAATTTGCTGCCAGGTGCCCAGGGCAAGCCGACTATCTACGACAGGCACGCTCAGTGACGGCCCCAATAAAGCCG is a genomic window of Phycisphaerae bacterium containing:
- a CDS encoding DUF2142 domain-containing protein; protein product: MFNHKINPPASHEYAIVFVLCIIAAVRIFIFNAAFPLFNNVDEDAHFDLVYKYSNGQIPRAAVENFSRESAELILLYGTTEYVSKPEQILVPIPLWAYPNLQEILKSQNFADAVAVWQNYENHETASFPVYYMVAGIWCSAGRILGISGGQLIYWIRFLNVPLFTLLVWFSYRLGRTFYPDGSLLRIGLPLFVAFFPQDAFYSINSDAISSLLFAISFFLLLQIYFESKSVHYHLLTGLAAAATLLVKLSNIAMLVLLCVIVVLKVRKLFSEKKIREYLPRLCILLAAVVVPVGIWLLRNYLVFGDITGTKEKIEFFGWVVKPLGKLSDHPIFTYKGLCFFLAESTKTFWRGEFVWHIERMAWWGADLFYVVSSAVLVTICGFGVILNRNKTNGRYRFVLVMSFLVVGTSVAFLAFLSILYDFNDCPYPSRELPYFVSGRLIAGALLPFLLIYIEGLEYTFRRLGRYAVLLAIAVLAVGITLSELWLTAEIFSNPFNWFYLR